In Chiloscyllium plagiosum isolate BGI_BamShark_2017 chromosome 1, ASM401019v2, whole genome shotgun sequence, the sequence aggaggtggagatgtccgTGTTTCGGGTGTGACACTTCTTCATGAGCCAGTGATGAACACATAGGGCTGGGCAAAGCGATACTGTAAAATACACTGGAAGTTTGGTTTACATTTGATTCGTGTTCTTCTCTTAGACAAAACGTATATGTAAACGAACCAAAAACGAAAATGAAAGCAATGTGCAAATATGATACAGAACCGTTGGAATACATTTTCTTTAATTATCTTCCTCCGCCAGATCCCAGTGAACGTTCTAAAAGCGGTCGCTAGGAAGCGCTCATGAGCAGCGACTCGCCTGACTATTCAGCTCCTGCTTTTCCTCTTCGCTGCCGCCCTGTGCTACCGGTAAGATCGGCTGTCTAAACCTACACACCCAAATACCAGCTGCGTCGCTATGACTTATTGATAGAAGTACCAGATGCTTCCTTGTCATTCCAAAATCCCTTAAACCGCTCTCCATGGTGAATACCATTTGAAATGCAGTTGCCGTCGAGAGTGCTTTTCACCCCTTCCCACTTTatattgtgtgacttctgtttATTTTAGACTGTAAACGAGATAGAGTAAAACGAGACAGGATTGCCGTTCACTGAAACCCACTTGGTTCACGTTTAATCCATTGTTCACAGCTTGCATGGAAGGGCTGCCATACACTTTCATTTTGGTAAACCAACGTAGGTGAACACTCATTCTGAAATTTGGAAGTTACGCTAAGCCACAGATCAATGTTGTTATTTTGAGATCTGTCTTAAACCTTTGGTTAATGGGTGGCTGATTGTAGAGCCGTAACAGAGACGGTGATTGAGACTGGGCAAGCAATAACATTTCCGATAGGATTTGTATGGAACACTTTAAAACCGCGTTGTCAAACACTGTCATACTGTCCGAAAGCTCTATCTGTTTACCATTGATTTCATGACACAATTCAGCGGGCATTTTGGACATTGTTGCTAATCTTGAAACCCCGACATCTTCGAGCATTTCCAAGAGGTATTTAAGCTTATTTAAGTTATGTTTGCGAAGTTTAAATACATAACGACAATGAACCACCGCCTAAAATGGTTTAAAACATTGCACGTATGAAATACCCCCAACGAAACTAAACCTGTAAAATTAAAGGAGAGAAATGTAACGGGGGTAATTTTTGATGGAGGGTAACCCCGTTCTGTGGTGTATGAAAAACTCTGgatatgttttaaaatgaactATTTTATATATTCTTTTAATGAGAAACGAAATTGGTCAGTATTGCTGTGAAATCTATGATCCACATTTGAAGTTTACACACAGAAAAAAACAGTACTCCCATTGGAACCTGCAGCATCCTATAGCTTTGAAAGTGAAACCCGACAGAGAAATGAATTCAAAGAGATTTGTGGAAAACATCGTCTAAAGGGAGGCAAATAGAGATGATgacaagatttaaaacaaaaatagggCATGATAAAGTTTCCGGTGAATGGGAAGTTCAGTGAGGGGAAGGGGATTGGGCAGATGTtacagttgggggggggggggggaggggtttgaGTTGGAATTCCCTTCGTTATAAATTCATAAAATAAAAGCCCCCTCCCTGCAGCTGGCCTGACGTCAGGGTGCCTTGCCCAGACTGGATGCCGGACGCCTTCAGactttgtgtctctctctcactcactgacacacacacacagatccatCCTCGCCGCCGCCTGCCAGTGCAGTGGGTGCCCACTGAGGGATGTGCACACTGTGGTCTAGGAGCTGAGGCCAGCCTGCTGTTTGAGTTTCCCCTCTGCCCAGTGCAGCCCgagtccctccctccctccctccctgcagCGATGGCTGAGGTCAGCAGCAGTAGCCCGTTCCCGGAGGTGTTGGAGCTCAACGTTGGCGGGCAGGTCTATGTCACCAAACACGACACCTTGCTGAGCGTCTCCGACTCGCTGCTCGCCGAGCTCTTCTCCAGGAAGCAAACTCGGGTGCTGCCCCGGGACAACAGGGGACGCTACTTCCTGGACCGGGACGGGTTCCTGTTCAGGTACATCCTGGATTACCTGCGGGACAGGAGGCTGGTGCTGCCCGAGCACTTCCCGGAGAAGGagaggctgctccgggaagccgAGCACTTCCAGCTGGCTGAGCTGGTCAGCTTGCTGACAGCGCGGCTCCcccagcacagctctgcagccgAGGACGCCTGTCCCAGCGATATCGAGGAGAGCTCCCAGAGCAGCGAGCTCTTGGCCAAGGGTGCTGCCGGCCCGGCGGCCAGGGGCTCCGGCTTCATCACGCTCGGTTACCGAGGCTCCTACACCCTGGTCAGGGACAACCAGGCGGACGCCAAGTTCCGCAGGGTGGCCAGGATCATGGTGTGCGGCAGGATCGCCCTGACTAAGGAGGTTTTCGGGGACACCCTGAACGAGAGCCGGGACCCGGACCGACCTCCGGAGAAGTACACGTCCCGTTTCTACCTGAAGTTCACTTACCTGGAGCAAGCGTTTGACCGCCTCTCCGAGGCTGGCTTTCATATGGTGGCGTGTAACTCTACCGGCACCGCCACCTTCATCAACCAGTACCGAGAAGACAAAACGTGGAGCAGCTACACCGAGTACATCTTCTTCCGTGAGTGTCCAACTTTCTCATCATCCATTAGAAAGCCAACAGCCCCTTTCCGCGGCGTTTGTGTAGCGTCGGGAACCTTACACAACTTCCCAGAGAATTAGACAATTTCTGAGTGGTTGGAGTCCCCGTTGAAAGTTATTACATATGATTAAGCGCTGTCATTGATTTCTAAGTGAACTTCCCACAAGGGtctcccctttttttttgttaagctcTGATCCATGGGAGCAGTTAAACACCAACACGAAGCAGAAATCACTTCCCGCTTCCTTGAGTGTGGAGTTCAGTCCCTGTCAGCCACAGACCAGGGAGCTGATGCTGTCCTGGATATGTGAAACTCAGGCTGCTATCCCTCTCCGGCAAAGGGAGGCGAGGAAGTTTCCTCGCAAATTGAGCTCATCCCGGGTCAGAACAGAGCCGGGAGGGAATATTCCCTCAGGATTGGGACTGAGGACAGGGGTAGGCAATATCCAAACAAGTTGCACAGCTGTAACCTGACTATGTGTCTGTTGAAATCCAGTTCATATTGCATCTCAAAAATATTACCTTGTAAATcagatttttacaaaaaaaatgtttgataCCAGACATGctcaaacaatttttaaaaaattgatctcCGGCGAGTTTTATTGGGTTCTttatgttaattttcctgctcggTTCCAATTTCCCAGCCTTTGAGACAACTGACAACACCAAGGGGTTTTTGTTTGAGAAAGAATATCTTCTTGGCAGGATTAGAGTCAATTTAAACAGAAGCTTTTTTTCTGTCCCAGtcgagagggagagacagagggacggCGGAGAGCGCGGCCTTGGTATTAAAGCATGCCACAGAAATGAGCTGAGTGCAGGGCGCAGGGTCGACGGAGGGGGAGTCTGGAGCATGGGTTAGTTTAAGTGTGTCAGGAGTATCTCTGCTGTCAGCTGGAAGACCGATAACAAAGCCACACGTTACTGGAGCCTCTCTCTCCTCAGAGTAGCGCTGCCCGTTTTCACAGGCTCCGCGCTGTCACGGTCTGTTCCTATATCCATTTCTTATTGGTCTTTGTTGTAATACTTTAAGGAGGCCACAAAGAATGATTTAGTTGGCAGTGCGCGCACGAATGCGCTGCAAATAGAGCTGGACCCCTCGCTGCCTACAGTAAACTGCCGGTGTTATTGACTTACCACCGGCAGTTTACTGTTCTGAATTTAAACAAGCCCATCAGGCAGGGCGAATCAGATCAACTCCCCGGTGATTCTGCACACAAATGCGTCCGGACGCGGGGGCTGCAGGTCACAACTTCATAGAATATTGCTGTGAATGGGGCAGTGAGACACAGCTATCCAATCTCTCCATGACATTTAAAGCACACCAGTTGAGGAATTCATGTATTACTcactaaataaaagcaaaacgcTGCAGATGTGAAACGAACGCCTACATTTCCGTGAGCCCTTCACGCAAtgtctggagagagaaaaacacagccgATGTTTCGAGTCGACGATCTTTCACCAAAACGGAGATCAGCAGTTTTGAAAGTAATTTAGTGCGTGAACTCCACCGGGCTTCCCATGTCACTTTTAGCTATTGCCCCGCATGGATGACAATCGCTGTATTCATCTGCTTTACGAATGGCCGATGTTTCTTTAAATATTCATCTGAAGTTCTTGGCTTTCAAAGATCTTCCCAGGCACATCCCCAGccccccagcaccaccccccaCGGCACTTCACTGGTAAAGTGAGGACTCACCAAGTTGGCTGCTTTTTGAATTCACTCTTTTTCACGGGATCACTGTCACTTCCTTTGATATGCCGTTTCTCAGAGAGATTTGAAATCGCCTTATGGCTCCTTTTTGGTTTACCTGACATTTCAACTTGGGTAGTATCATGCTTCGACTTTTCACCATAGTTATTGtgaaattgttaaatatttttgaTTGGAAACAACAGTTGTGAATAATGGGGAAACGACTCAAGGATATGGTGTGTGATTAATTTCTTGTTCATTCAGAGCTTTGTTAGAATTGGCCTGTAATTTAATGAGTATTTTAATGAGTATTTATATTTATTGCACGTAACATTCCAAGCTAATGACTTTACAAATTCCTCAAGGAATACTCTTTACTTTCTTATATTGGTTttcatgtttcttttctttccaaACTCTAAACAATAGTTTCAGCTTTATGGTTATTAT encodes:
- the LOC122550725 gene encoding BTB/POZ domain-containing protein KCTD8-like isoform X2, which produces MPDAFRLCVSLSLTDTHTQIHPRRRLPVQWVPTEGCAHCGLGAEASLLFEFPLCPVQPESLPPSLPAAMAEVSSSSPFPEVLELNVGGQVYVTKHDTLLSVSDSLLAELFSRKQTRVLPRDNRGRYFLDRDGFLFRYILDYLRDRRLVLPEHFPEKERLLREAEHFQLAELVSLLTARLPQHSSAAEDACPSDIEESSQSSELLAKGAAGPAARGSGFITLGYRGSYTLVRDNQADAKFRRVARIMVCGRIALTKEVFGDTLNESRDPDRPPEKYTSRFYLKFTYLEQAFDRLSEAGFHMVACNSTGTATFINQYREDKTWSSYTEYIFFRDCELFIRVSCHRASTSSLSDFKRKGDSKDQPRQSQNVMGGNTTKERKEWKVARLVMSSPAPAVKASQKPALRSRGMLPRSPPHLSLIP
- the LOC122550725 gene encoding BTB/POZ domain-containing protein KCTD8-like isoform X3, giving the protein MPDAFRLCVSLSLTDTHTQIHPRRRLPVQWVPTEGCAHCGLGAEASLLFEFPLCPVQPESLPPSLPAAMAEVSSSSPFPEVLELNVGGQVYVTKHDTLLSVSDSLLAELFSRKQTRVLPRDNRGRYFLDRDGFLFRYILDYLRDRRLVLPEHFPEKERLLREAEHFQLAELVSLLTARLPQHSSAAEDACPSDIEESSQSSELLAKGAAGPAARGSGFITLGYRGSYTLVRDNQADAKFRRVARIMVCGRIALTKEVFGDTLNESRDPDRPPEKYTSRFYLKFTYLEQAFDRLSEAGFHMVACNSTGTATFINQYREDKTWSSYTEYIFFLSLTESCFFWRLTLVHVQDGTKTGAHIMLAQNGTKILAWISMHVQNKMCEAILMESRYCKQRDVNSNVSQDSEW
- the LOC122550725 gene encoding BTB/POZ domain-containing protein KCTD8-like isoform X4 yields the protein MPDAFRLCVSLSLTDTHTQIHPRRRLPVQWVPTEGCAHCGLGAEASLLFEFPLCPVQPESLPPSLPAAMAEVSSSSPFPEVLELNVGGQVYVTKHDTLLSVSDSLLAELFSRKQTRVLPRDNRGRYFLDRDGFLFRYILDYLRDRRLVLPEHFPEKERLLREAEHFQLAELVSLLTARLPQHSSAAEDACPSDIEESSQSSELLAKGAAGPAARGSGFITLGYRGSYTLVRDNQADAKFRRVARIMVCGRIALTKEVFGDTLNESRDPDRPPEKYTSRFYLKFTYLEQAFDRLSEAGFHMVACNSTGTATFINQYREDKTWSSYTEYIFFHSEKCCILLPLSGTISKHRRGKQNIEYEGRRIKK
- the LOC122550725 gene encoding BTB/POZ domain-containing protein KCTD8-like isoform X5, whose translation is MPDAFRLCVSLSLTDTHTQIHPRRRLPVQWVPTEGCAHCGLGAEASLLFEFPLCPVQPESLPPSLPAAMAEVSSSSPFPEVLELNVGGQVYVTKHDTLLSVSDSLLAELFSRKQTRVLPRDNRGRYFLDRDGFLFRYILDYLRDRRLVLPEHFPEKERLLREAEHFQLAELVSLLTARLPQHSSAAEDACPSDIEESSQSSELLAKGAAGPAARGSGFITLGYRGSYTLVRDNQADAKFRRVARIMVCGRIALTKEVFGDTLNESRDPDRPPEKYTSRFYLKFTYLEQAFDRLSEAGFHMVACNSTGTATFINQYREDKTWSSYTEYIFFR
- the LOC122550725 gene encoding BTB/POZ domain-containing protein KCTD8-like isoform X1 produces the protein MPDAFRLCVSLSLTDTHTQIHPRRRLPVQWVPTEGCAHCGLGAEASLLFEFPLCPVQPESLPPSLPAAMAEVSSSSPFPEVLELNVGGQVYVTKHDTLLSVSDSLLAELFSRKQTRVLPRDNRGRYFLDRDGFLFRYILDYLRDRRLVLPEHFPEKERLLREAEHFQLAELVSLLTARLPQHSSAAEDACPSDIEESSQSSELLAKGAAGPAARGSGFITLGYRGSYTLVRDNQADAKFRRVARIMVCGRIALTKEVFGDTLNESRDPDRPPEKYTSRFYLKFTYLEQAFDRLSEAGFHMVACNSTGTATFINQYREDKTWSSYTEYIFFRGQQRPASPKSECDGRKHDKGEKGMESGTSCNELSSSSCESQSEASTPQQGNVAAQSAPPQPNTLTLDRPSKKTPVQWMQQPDKRRNSELFQTLMNNSRDSSLCKKKISEMLSVEEEMKKCIQDFRKIKIPVQFPERKRPWQSELLQKYGL